In Myxococcus stipitatus, the following are encoded in one genomic region:
- a CDS encoding carbohydrate kinase, whose amino-acid sequence MSDGLPSPLDVVCFGETLVDFLPSEQGLRVREVPAWHPCPGGSPANVSVGLARLGLRSAMLGVVGSDEFGHFLRERLAKDGVDVSHLRQTADARTGLVFISLDARGERSFTFFRTRSAEFLLSGVDVDAAFLLRAKAVHCGSNSLQRDEAQEATVRMLGLARDADRIVSCDPNLRLHAWEDPSLLKGLLARMLPLCTVVKLSEEEIGFVTGTESPEEALSKLSTLGVLLPVVTLGARGALFLWQGERIHVPAPSVHVVDTTGAGDGFVAGLLHGLVSWYGGARALASATREELVALTTFACQVGSRVVEKPGAVEGLPRAEELREVWPSRVLR is encoded by the coding sequence GTGAGCGACGGATTGCCGTCACCGCTGGATGTGGTGTGTTTCGGTGAGACGTTGGTGGACTTCCTTCCCTCCGAGCAGGGCCTGCGCGTACGGGAGGTCCCCGCGTGGCATCCGTGCCCCGGCGGTTCTCCCGCCAATGTCTCGGTGGGGTTGGCCCGGTTGGGGCTGCGGTCCGCCATGCTGGGCGTGGTGGGCTCGGATGAGTTTGGCCACTTCCTGCGCGAGCGCCTGGCGAAGGATGGCGTGGACGTGAGTCACCTTCGCCAGACGGCGGATGCTCGCACGGGGCTGGTGTTCATCTCCCTGGATGCGCGCGGCGAACGCAGCTTCACCTTCTTCCGCACCCGGTCCGCGGAGTTCCTCCTGTCCGGCGTCGACGTGGACGCGGCCTTCCTGCTCCGCGCCAAGGCCGTGCATTGTGGCTCCAACTCCCTTCAGCGCGACGAGGCTCAAGAGGCCACGGTGCGGATGCTCGGGCTCGCGCGCGACGCGGACCGCATCGTGAGTTGCGACCCCAATCTGCGGCTGCATGCGTGGGAGGACCCCTCGCTGCTCAAGGGGCTGCTCGCGCGGATGTTGCCGCTGTGCACCGTCGTCAAGCTGTCCGAAGAGGAGATTGGCTTCGTGACGGGAACCGAGTCTCCCGAGGAGGCCTTGTCGAAGTTGTCCACCTTGGGCGTGCTTCTGCCGGTGGTGACGTTGGGTGCACGAGGCGCGCTGTTTCTCTGGCAGGGCGAGCGGATTCATGTCCCGGCGCCGTCTGTCCACGTGGTGGACACGACGGGCGCGGGCGATGGCTTCGTCGCGGGCCTCTTGCATGGGCTCGTGAGCTGGTACGGCGGGGCCCGCGCACTGGCGAGCGCGACGCGTGAGGAGTTGGTGGCGTTGACCACCTTCGCGTGCCAGGTGGGCTCTCGCGTCGTGGAGAAGCCCGGGGCCGTGGAGGGGTTGCCTCGAGCGGAAGAGCTGCGCGAGGTGTGGCCCAGCCGAGTCCTTCGCTGA
- the recO gene encoding DNA repair protein RecO: protein MERYDDDALVLSTVDYGESDRLVTLLTREHGKLTAFAAGARKSKRRFAGALEPFMRLRVHLVETRGSTVRLDSTDIVAGYYAAREDLSLIARALYAVELCRELTRDHEPQPELFFLLEGYLGRLDAKEAGPTSLLAFELSALAHAGLMPRFDACSLCGGPPGERPRFDQAHGGAVCEPCGVRARESVPVPVALLSGLRALQEGERTPLPADLRARARGLLNIFIAHHLGRRLKSVDFMAQVGLD, encoded by the coding sequence ATGGAGCGCTACGACGACGACGCGCTCGTGCTGTCCACCGTGGACTACGGCGAGTCGGACCGGCTCGTCACGCTGCTGACGCGCGAGCATGGGAAGCTGACGGCCTTCGCCGCGGGAGCTCGGAAGAGCAAGCGGCGCTTCGCGGGCGCGCTGGAGCCGTTCATGCGGCTTCGCGTGCACCTTGTCGAGACGCGTGGCTCCACCGTGCGCCTGGACTCCACGGACATCGTCGCGGGCTACTACGCCGCGCGCGAGGACCTGTCGCTCATCGCCCGGGCCTTGTACGCCGTGGAGCTGTGCCGCGAGTTGACGAGAGACCACGAGCCGCAGCCGGAGCTGTTCTTCCTGCTCGAGGGCTACCTGGGCCGGCTCGACGCGAAGGAGGCGGGGCCCACGTCGCTGCTGGCCTTCGAGTTGTCGGCCCTGGCGCATGCGGGGCTGATGCCGCGTTTCGATGCGTGCTCGCTGTGTGGGGGACCTCCCGGTGAGCGCCCCCGGTTCGACCAGGCCCATGGCGGCGCGGTGTGTGAGCCGTGTGGCGTGCGCGCACGGGAGTCAGTGCCCGTCCCCGTGGCGCTGCTCTCCGGGCTGCGAGCGCTCCAGGAGGGCGAGCGCACGCCGCTCCCCGCGGACCTGCGGGCGCGGGCGCGGGGCCTGCTCAATATCTTCATCGCCCACCACCTGGGCCGCCGCCTCAAGAGCGTGGACTTCATGGCCCAGGTGGGCCTGGACTGA
- a CDS encoding helix-turn-helix transcriptional regulator: MDHVDFGKYLSQQRELRGLSREDVARETKIPPTLISALEAGQVERLPSRIFVVNYIKAYAQVIGLSPEEAVLRYEEVDRSVPAPSPAQLEQERRKRAYVGLSVLLVALALGVYLFLVLSGKLPSPLAR; this comes from the coding sequence GTGGACCACGTCGACTTCGGCAAGTACCTCAGCCAGCAGCGGGAGCTTCGAGGCCTGTCGCGCGAGGACGTCGCGCGAGAGACCAAGATTCCGCCGACGCTCATCTCCGCGCTGGAAGCGGGGCAGGTGGAGCGCCTGCCTTCGCGCATCTTCGTGGTGAACTACATCAAGGCCTATGCCCAGGTCATCGGCCTGTCGCCCGAGGAGGCCGTGCTCCGCTACGAGGAGGTGGACCGCTCGGTGCCCGCGCCGTCGCCCGCGCAGCTAGAGCAGGAGCGCCGCAAGCGGGCCTATGTCGGGCTGTCCGTCCTCCTGGTGGCCCTCGCGTTGGGCGTCTACCTGTTCCTCGTGCTGAGCGGGAAGCTTCCCTCTCCGCTCGCGCGTTAG
- the tgl gene encoding social motility TPR repeat lipoprotein Tgl, with translation MLRLASATGSLALLLALSGCAHVPSEKERRLAEIHYDLAITAQQDGHIQDAVRELNVALKNDPDYPEANNAMGVLLHLAFQRHGEAVEHYQRALKIRPGFSEARTNMANVYLDQGNYDEAIKLYEQVLNDMLYLTPYIAQGNLGWALYKKGETERAVGSLKAAVTTNPGFCMGYRNLGIIFDETGRTEDSCRQFTRFRESCPEVAEAYMREGVCLAKLGQADAAKQSFAVCETKAKPSEQGIKDDCRRLLEKL, from the coding sequence ATGCTCCGGCTTGCCTCCGCTACTGGTTCCCTCGCGCTCCTCCTGGCGCTCTCCGGCTGTGCCCATGTCCCTTCGGAGAAGGAGCGCCGTCTCGCGGAGATCCACTACGACCTGGCCATCACGGCCCAGCAGGATGGCCACATCCAGGACGCGGTCCGCGAGCTGAACGTGGCGCTGAAGAACGACCCGGACTATCCCGAGGCCAACAACGCGATGGGCGTGCTGCTCCATCTGGCCTTCCAGAGACACGGGGAGGCCGTGGAGCACTACCAGCGCGCGTTGAAGATCCGGCCGGGCTTCTCCGAGGCCCGTACCAACATGGCCAACGTGTACCTGGACCAGGGCAACTACGACGAGGCCATCAAGCTCTATGAGCAGGTCCTCAATGACATGCTCTACCTGACGCCCTACATCGCGCAGGGCAACCTGGGCTGGGCGCTCTACAAGAAGGGCGAGACGGAGCGCGCGGTGGGCAGCCTCAAGGCGGCAGTGACGACGAACCCCGGCTTCTGCATGGGCTACCGCAACCTGGGCATCATCTTTGACGAGACGGGCCGCACCGAGGACTCGTGCCGGCAGTTCACGCGCTTCCGGGAGTCGTGCCCCGAGGTGGCCGAGGCGTACATGCGTGAAGGCGTGTGCCTGGCCAAGTTGGGCCAGGCGGATGCCGCCAAGCAGTCCTTCGCGGTGTGTGAGACGAAGGCCAAGCCCTCCGAGCAGGGAATCAAGGACGACTGCCGAAGGCTGCTCGAAAAGCTCTAG
- a CDS encoding social motility and stimulation tgl protein produces the protein MFNLDERYRGLPATREQILALHTSLNTPHVAIPGKQAGPSQAFVVGLRGGQGAAVFVYLYLSEAEDCAVYLSGRRNMTADEYRDDESEALAFVESLGFMMDDGNWRAQSAEQQDELLKTLPVFFKDPKLVPAVKARAEEKKNVTTTLGRFLAAF, from the coding sequence GTGTTCAACCTGGACGAGCGCTACCGCGGACTTCCCGCGACACGCGAGCAGATCCTCGCGCTGCACACCTCGCTCAATACGCCCCATGTGGCCATCCCCGGCAAGCAGGCGGGGCCCTCGCAGGCGTTCGTCGTGGGGTTGCGAGGAGGGCAGGGGGCGGCCGTCTTCGTGTACCTCTACCTCTCCGAGGCGGAGGATTGCGCCGTGTACCTGTCCGGCCGTCGCAACATGACCGCGGATGAGTACCGCGACGACGAGAGCGAGGCGCTGGCGTTCGTCGAGTCGCTCGGCTTCATGATGGACGATGGCAACTGGCGGGCCCAGTCCGCCGAGCAGCAGGACGAACTGCTCAAGACGTTGCCAGTGTTCTTCAAGGACCCGAAGTTGGTGCCCGCGGTGAAGGCTCGCGCGGAAGAGAAGAAGAACGTCACCACCACCCTGGGCCGGTTCCTCGCGGCCTTCTGA
- a CDS encoding lytic transglycosylase domain-containing protein, protein MTSPAPSGGRSFGTRFFESLHALSSGCSRLPLLAGMALVVSARLVPLLEERSVQPVVPERVVAESAFPEASLIDAVLSRRAPDLGLTLRRQLGQAIAEEARTAGYDPLLVLALIDVESDFAEEAVSEKGARGLMQIKPSTLHFLAEKAGLRLSREEVTADTALCVRLGIRYLRSLQDRFGGDLELALMAYNAGPTRIRNAIKQGELERFRRYPRAVRRDFRRFREGHGLGGDWALAQREAPSADAEPTP, encoded by the coding sequence GTGACTTCTCCCGCCCCCTCGGGCGGGAGGTCTTTCGGCACGCGGTTCTTCGAGTCTCTCCACGCCCTCAGCTCTGGCTGTTCCCGACTCCCCCTGCTGGCGGGAATGGCGCTCGTCGTGTCAGCGCGGCTGGTGCCGTTGCTGGAGGAGCGCTCCGTCCAGCCCGTGGTCCCCGAGCGCGTGGTCGCGGAGAGCGCGTTTCCGGAGGCGTCGCTGATTGACGCGGTGCTCTCCCGTCGGGCTCCGGACCTGGGCCTCACGCTCCGGCGGCAGCTGGGACAGGCCATCGCGGAGGAGGCTCGGACGGCGGGGTATGATCCGCTGCTCGTGCTGGCGCTCATCGACGTGGAGTCGGACTTCGCGGAGGAGGCGGTCTCCGAGAAGGGCGCGCGAGGGCTGATGCAGATCAAGCCCAGCACGCTCCACTTCCTGGCGGAGAAGGCGGGGCTGCGGCTATCCCGTGAAGAAGTGACGGCGGACACGGCCCTGTGTGTCCGGCTGGGCATCCGCTACCTGCGCTCGTTGCAGGACCGCTTCGGCGGAGACCTGGAGCTGGCGCTGATGGCGTACAACGCGGGGCCCACCCGTATCCGCAACGCCATCAAGCAGGGCGAACTGGAGCGGTTCCGGCGGTATCCTCGGGCCGTGCGGCGTGACTTCCGCCGCTTCCGAGAGGGCCATGGCCTGGGTGGAGACTGGGCCCTGGCTCAGCGCGAAGCCCCCAGCGCCGACGCCGAGCCCACCCCCTGA
- a CDS encoding phasin family protein, whose protein sequence is MDNKPEAPREKNPVAETFERIWSQALLAVNTAEEEASRAVQKVAAVAGWSQDEVKRQAQAFSDRLAGHRKDLEHNVEDRVRAALLLMKLPRREELQAFGSRLDRLAERIQELEHRK, encoded by the coding sequence TTGGACAACAAGCCTGAGGCCCCCCGAGAGAAGAACCCTGTCGCAGAAACTTTTGAGCGCATCTGGAGTCAGGCGCTTCTGGCTGTGAACACGGCGGAAGAGGAAGCCTCCCGAGCAGTGCAGAAGGTGGCGGCGGTCGCGGGCTGGAGCCAGGACGAGGTGAAGCGTCAGGCCCAGGCGTTTTCGGACCGGCTGGCGGGACACCGCAAGGACCTGGAGCACAACGTGGAGGACCGTGTCCGTGCCGCGCTGTTGCTCATGAAGCTGCCCCGCCGCGAGGAGCTGCAGGCCTTTGGAAGCCGGTTGGACCGACTGGCTGAGCGCATCCAGGAACTGGAGCACCGCAAGTGA
- the rpoC gene encoding DNA-directed RNA polymerase subunit beta' — protein MKDIFNFFEKPKDPLSFNAIRIALASPDKIRQWSHGEVKKPETINYRTFKPERDGLFCARIFGPVKDYECNCGKYKRMKHRGVVCEKCGVEVIQSKVRRERLGHITLATPVAHIWFLKSLPSRIGNLLDITLKELEKVLYCESYIVLDPKSTPLQKGELISEEKMHRLYQEHGEDSFTTGMGGEAVREMLKALDVERLSEDLRKDMRETTSEAKRKKYAKRLKVAEAFRVSGNKPEWMMLDVIPVIPPDLRPLVPLDGGRFATSDLNDLYRRVINRNNRLKRLQELNAPDIIIRNEKRMLQEAVDALFDNGRRGKTITGPNKRPLKSLSDMLKGKQGRFRQNLLGKRVDYSGRSVIVVGPELRLHQCGLPKIMALELFKPFIYNKLEEKGYVTTIKSAKKMVEKERPEVWDILEDVIREHPVLLNRAPTLHRLGMQAFEPVLIEGKAIQLHPLVCAAFNADFDGDQMAVHVPLSIEAQMEARVLMMSTNNILSPANGKPIIVPTQDMVLGIYYMTRAREFANGEGRVFSSPDEVRAAYDHGEVHLQAKVVCRIDGKRKETTVGRVLLWEVVPRRVGFDAINKVLDKKSLGGLIDLCYRLTGEKETVLLADRIRSLGYFNATRAGISIALKDMIIPAKKQEFLDYARKEVAEIENQYLEGLITDGERYNKVIDIWAEVTEKVAQEMMQQISQEEASGDKDGKRESRKQPSFNPIYIMADSGARGSAQQIRQLAGMRGLMAKPSGEIIETPITANFREGLSVLQYFISTHGARKGLADTALKTANSGYLTRRLVDVAQDAIINEYDCGTMDGLFIGALVEGGEIIEPLGERILGRVALDDILDPVTGEVLVRANEEIDEDRVRRIENSGLDKVKIRSVLTCQAKRGICVECYGRDLARGRKVSVGEAVGVIAAQSIGEPGTQLTMRTFHIGGAATRRAEQSSLENRYAGSVKFAGLITVQKTDGTLVAMNRNGELVVVDDSGRERERYQVIYGARILVKEGQRIEPGTLVAEWDPFAIPLLTEVGGVVRYEDIIEGVTMSETLDEVTGLSRKTVIESKDPEARPRVSIRDAQGNTKDLPSSRNPASYFLPQGSIITVNDGDEIHPGEVIAKVPRETTKTKDITGGLPRVAELFEARKPKDAAAIAEIDGVVSFGKDTKGKRKLIITPEVNGEQRTDLAKEYLISKGKNISVHSGDRVKAGEAMMDGAANPHDILKVLGEKELARYLVDEVQEVYRLQGVKINDKHIETIVRQMLRRVRVTDVGDTNFLVDEQVEKWVFEEENEKIMAEGKRPAVGEPLLLGITKASLSTESFISASSFQETTKVLTEAAINGKVDYLRGLKENVIMGRLIPAGTGLPNYKHLDIEVESPTDEVNEMEAALAGAHGDSGPLSGPSSRPEGTQTTGAA, from the coding sequence GTGAAGGACATTTTCAACTTCTTCGAGAAGCCGAAGGACCCGTTGTCGTTCAACGCCATCCGCATCGCGCTGGCGTCGCCCGACAAGATTCGGCAGTGGTCGCACGGCGAGGTGAAGAAGCCGGAGACCATCAACTACCGCACGTTCAAGCCCGAGCGTGACGGTCTGTTCTGCGCCCGCATCTTCGGGCCCGTGAAGGACTACGAGTGCAACTGCGGCAAGTACAAGCGCATGAAGCACCGCGGCGTGGTGTGTGAGAAGTGCGGCGTGGAGGTCATCCAGTCGAAGGTCCGCCGCGAGCGCCTGGGCCACATCACCCTGGCCACGCCGGTGGCTCACATCTGGTTCCTGAAGTCGCTGCCAAGCCGCATCGGCAACCTGCTCGACATCACGCTCAAGGAGCTGGAGAAGGTCCTCTACTGCGAGAGCTACATCGTCCTCGACCCCAAGTCGACGCCGCTGCAGAAGGGCGAGCTCATCAGCGAGGAGAAGATGCACCGGCTCTACCAGGAGCACGGTGAGGACTCCTTCACGACGGGCATGGGCGGCGAGGCCGTCCGCGAGATGCTCAAGGCGCTGGACGTGGAGCGTCTGTCCGAGGACCTGCGCAAGGACATGCGCGAGACCACCAGCGAGGCGAAGCGGAAGAAGTACGCCAAGCGCCTGAAGGTGGCGGAGGCGTTCCGCGTCTCCGGCAACAAGCCCGAGTGGATGATGCTGGACGTGATTCCGGTCATCCCGCCGGACCTGCGCCCGCTGGTTCCGCTCGACGGCGGCCGTTTCGCGACGTCCGACCTGAACGACCTGTACCGCCGCGTCATCAACCGCAACAACCGTCTGAAGCGCCTGCAGGAGCTCAACGCTCCGGACATCATCATCCGCAACGAGAAGCGGATGCTGCAGGAGGCCGTGGACGCGCTGTTCGACAACGGTCGCCGCGGGAAGACCATCACCGGCCCGAACAAGCGGCCGCTCAAGTCGCTGTCCGACATGCTCAAGGGCAAGCAGGGCCGGTTCCGCCAGAACCTGCTCGGCAAGCGCGTGGACTACTCGGGCCGCTCCGTCATCGTCGTCGGTCCCGAGCTGCGCCTGCACCAGTGCGGCCTGCCGAAGATCATGGCGCTCGAGCTGTTCAAGCCGTTCATCTACAACAAGCTCGAAGAGAAGGGCTACGTCACCACCATCAAGTCCGCGAAGAAGATGGTGGAGAAGGAGCGTCCCGAGGTCTGGGACATCCTCGAGGACGTCATCCGCGAGCACCCGGTGCTCCTCAACCGCGCGCCCACGCTGCACCGCCTGGGCATGCAGGCCTTCGAGCCCGTGCTGATTGAAGGCAAGGCCATCCAGCTCCACCCGCTGGTGTGCGCCGCCTTCAACGCCGACTTCGACGGCGACCAGATGGCCGTCCACGTGCCGCTCTCCATCGAGGCTCAGATGGAGGCCCGCGTGCTGATGATGTCGACGAACAACATCCTCAGCCCCGCGAACGGCAAGCCCATCATCGTTCCGACGCAGGACATGGTGCTCGGCATCTACTACATGACGCGCGCCCGCGAGTTCGCCAACGGCGAGGGCCGCGTGTTCAGCTCGCCCGATGAAGTGCGCGCCGCGTACGACCATGGCGAGGTGCACCTGCAGGCGAAGGTGGTCTGCCGCATCGACGGCAAGCGCAAGGAGACCACCGTCGGCCGCGTCCTGCTGTGGGAAGTGGTTCCGCGCCGCGTGGGCTTCGACGCCATCAACAAGGTGCTGGACAAGAAGTCGCTCGGCGGCCTCATCGACCTCTGCTACCGCCTCACGGGCGAGAAGGAGACGGTGCTGCTCGCGGACCGCATCCGCAGCCTGGGCTACTTCAACGCGACCCGCGCCGGTATCTCCATCGCGCTCAAGGACATGATCATCCCTGCGAAGAAGCAGGAGTTCCTGGACTACGCGCGCAAGGAAGTGGCGGAGATCGAGAACCAGTACCTCGAGGGTCTCATCACCGACGGCGAGCGCTACAACAAGGTCATCGACATCTGGGCGGAGGTCACCGAGAAGGTCGCCCAGGAGATGATGCAGCAGATCTCCCAGGAAGAGGCCTCTGGGGACAAGGACGGCAAGCGCGAGTCGCGCAAGCAGCCCTCGTTCAACCCCATCTACATCATGGCCGACTCCGGTGCGCGTGGTAGCGCCCAGCAGATCCGTCAGCTGGCCGGTATGCGCGGCCTGATGGCGAAGCCGTCCGGCGAAATCATCGAGACGCCCATCACCGCGAACTTCCGCGAGGGCCTCTCCGTTCTGCAGTACTTCATCTCCACGCACGGCGCCCGCAAGGGTCTGGCGGACACGGCGCTCAAGACGGCCAACTCCGGTTACCTCACTCGCCGTCTCGTCGATGTGGCGCAGGACGCCATCATCAACGAGTACGACTGCGGCACCATGGACGGTCTGTTCATCGGCGCCCTGGTCGAGGGTGGTGAGATCATCGAGCCGCTCGGCGAGCGCATCCTGGGCCGCGTGGCCCTGGACGACATCCTCGACCCCGTGACGGGCGAGGTGCTGGTGCGCGCCAACGAGGAGATCGACGAGGACCGCGTCCGCCGCATCGAGAACAGCGGTCTGGACAAGGTGAAGATCCGCTCGGTGCTCACGTGCCAGGCCAAGCGCGGCATCTGCGTGGAGTGCTACGGCCGTGACCTGGCGCGTGGCCGCAAGGTGTCCGTGGGCGAGGCCGTCGGCGTCATCGCGGCGCAGTCCATCGGTGAGCCGGGTACGCAGCTGACGATGCGCACCTTCCACATCGGTGGCGCGGCGACGCGGCGCGCGGAGCAGTCCAGCCTGGAGAACCGCTACGCGGGTAGCGTGAAGTTCGCGGGTCTCATCACGGTGCAGAAGACGGACGGCACGCTGGTGGCCATGAACCGCAACGGCGAGCTCGTCGTGGTCGACGACTCCGGCCGTGAGCGCGAGCGCTACCAGGTCATCTACGGCGCCCGCATCCTGGTGAAGGAAGGCCAGCGCATCGAGCCGGGCACCCTGGTGGCCGAGTGGGACCCGTTCGCGATTCCGCTGCTCACCGAGGTCGGCGGTGTCGTCCGGTACGAGGACATCATCGAAGGCGTGACGATGTCCGAGACGCTGGACGAGGTCACCGGCCTGTCCCGCAAGACGGTCATCGAGTCGAAGGACCCGGAGGCGCGTCCGCGCGTCTCCATCCGCGACGCCCAGGGCAACACGAAGGACCTGCCCTCGTCCCGCAACCCGGCGAGCTACTTCCTGCCGCAGGGCTCCATCATCACCGTCAACGACGGCGATGAGATCCACCCGGGCGAGGTCATCGCCAAGGTGCCGCGCGAGACGACCAAGACGAAGGACATCACGGGCGGTCTGCCCCGCGTGGCCGAGCTGTTCGAGGCGCGCAAGCCGAAGGATGCCGCGGCCATCGCGGAGATCGACGGCGTGGTGTCGTTCGGCAAGGACACCAAGGGCAAGCGCAAGCTCATCATCACCCCCGAGGTGAACGGCGAGCAGCGCACGGACCTGGCCAAGGAGTATTTGATCTCCAAGGGCAAGAACATCAGCGTCCACTCTGGCGACCGCGTGAAGGCCGGCGAGGCGATGATGGACGGCGCGGCCAACCCGCACGACATCCTCAAGGTGCTGGGCGAGAAGGAACTCGCGCGCTACCTGGTGGACGAAGTGCAGGAGGTCTACCGCCTCCAGGGCGTGAAGATTAACGACAAGCACATCGAGACCATCGTGCGGCAGATGCTCCGCCGCGTGCGCGTCACCGATGTGGGCGACACCAACTTCCTGGTCGACGAGCAGGTCGAGAAGTGGGTGTTCGAGGAGGAGAACGAGAAGATCATGGCCGAGGGCAAGCGCCCGGCCGTGGGTGAGCCGTTGCTGCTCGGCATCACCAAGGCCTCGCTCTCCACCGAGTCGTTCATCTCGGCGTCCTCCTTCCAGGAGACCACGAAGGTGCTCACCGAGGCCGCCATCAACGGCAAGGTGGATTACCTGCGCGGCCTCAAGGAGAACGTCATCATGGGCCGGCTCATCCCCGCCGGCACGGGCCTGCCGAACTACAAGCACCTCGACATCGAGGTGGAGAGCCCGACCGACGAGGTCAACGAGATGGAGGCCGCTCTGGCCGGTGCCCATGGCGACTCGGGCCCGCTGTCCGGACCGTCTTCCCGCCCGGAAGGCACCCAGACGACGGGCGCCGCCTAA